In Nocardioides nitrophenolicus, the genomic window TCGTCGTCAGCCACCAGGCCGCGGCAGAAGTCGCTGGAGACGACCTCGGTCGGCCGGAAGTGCGCCCGGGCGAAGGTCGACTTGCCGCTGCCGGACACGCCGACGAGCAGCACCAGGCCCATCGCGGGCACGCCGAGCGTGGTCGCGGTGTCAGTCATCGGCGTTCTCCTTCCGGGTGAAGACGGCCAGCTGGGTGGGACTTCCGTGGGTCCCGTCGACGTCGCCGACGCCTCGGTGCTCGACGGCGTAGCCGTGGGTCGCCGCGACCCGGGCGCACCAGTCGGCGAACTCTGCGCGGTCCCACTCGAAGCGGTGGTCGGGGTGACGCCGGCCGGTGAGGCCTTCGTAGAGCACGTTGTAGTCGCGGTTCGGGGTGGTCACCAGCACCGCACCGGGACGCGCGGCCCCGAAGACCACCCGCTCCAGGGCGGGCAGTCGCGGCGGGTCGACGTGCTCGACGACCTCCATCAGCACCGCGACGTCGTACCCGGCGAAGCGGGGGTCCTCGTAGGTCAGCGCACCCTGGAACAGCTCGAGTCGACCGGCCTGGCGCTCGCTCATCCGGTCGACGTGCAGCCGGCGGGCGGCGTACTGCAGGGACCGGGTGGACACGTCGCAGCCCGCGACCCGCTCGATGCCGGGGGCCTTCAGCAGGCGGTCCAGGAGCTGGCCCGGACCGCAGCCCAGGTCGATGACCGAGCGGGCCCCGAGCTCCGCGATCGCGGCCAGCACCGCCTCGTGGCGCTGCCGGTTGAGGGGGACCCGCCGCTCCTCCGGCTGCAGCACCTCCTCCTCGCCCACCTCGGCGTCCGGCCCGGTGTCGTCGAGCTCGGTGTCGTCGAGCTCGGCCAGGCGCGCCAGTGCGAGCCGGGTGAGGCCGCCACGACGGCCGAGATAGCGCCGGGTGATCAGCGTGCGGTCCGGGTGGGCCGCCAGCCACGCGCCGCCCGAGCGCAGCAGCTTGTCGACCTCGTCCGGTCCCTGCCAGTAGTGCTTGGACTCGTCGAGCACCGGGAGCAGGACGTGCAGCTGGCTGAGCGCGTCGGCCAGCCGCAGCTCGCCGTGCAGGGTCAGCCGGAGGTAGCGCGAGGCACCCCACGCGGGGAAGCCCTCGTCGAGCGGGATCGGCTCGGCGTCGACTCGCCACCCGAGCGGCTCGAACAGGCGCCGCGCGATCTCCGCTCCCCCGCGGCACGGCAGCACCGGGATCGCGATCTCCAGCGGCAGCGCCTGCTCCGCCAGCTCCGGGCGCGCCTTGCAGATCCCGCTGCGAGCGGTGCTGAAGACGTCGGCGAGGGCGACGCCGAGCAGGGATGAGGCGGCGTACGAGCGGTCGTTGACGTACTGCGCCAGGCTGAAGTCGGGCGTCTCGCGTCCTCGCCGCCGCGCCAGCCGCACCGGATCGACCTCCAGCAGCAGCGCGGCGGTGCAGCGCTCCTCGCTCGCCTCCGGGTACAGCACCGTCGCCGTGCCGAAGGACTGCGCGAACTCCTGGACCCGGTCCGGGTGCTTGTGCAGCAGGTAGCCGAGGTCGGTCGCCGGCCGGTGGGTGGTCGAGATGGTCAGCAGCACGTCGTCATCCTGCCTGGGAACGGGTGGGCGGTGGTGGACCGTGTGCCCGAGAGCGCGCGGATGCGGGCTCTCGGGCACACGTCCCCGGTCGGGGCCGCTCAGAACGGCCAGTGCTGGTCGCGGCCCTGCTCCAGGAGCGGGATCGCGGCGAAGCCCTAGTCGCTCAGGCCGCCGAAGGTGTGCCGGTTCGGCACACCGGACGGGCCGTGGCCGTGGCGGTAGCCGGCCAGGTTGAAGGTGTGGACCGGCACGTCCGCCGGCACCGCCGCCGTCGGCTCCTCGCCCCGCCAGCCGGCCCAGGCCTGCTCGTCGGTGACGATCACGACCCGGTCGTGGCGGCGGAAGTGCCGGCGTACGGCGGCCGCGGTGTTCGTGCCGCCCAGGTCTCCCATCCGCTCGGCGAGCGCGAGCACGGACTCGCCGCGGCGCACCCGCACCGGCCGGCTGTCGGTGCCGAACTCGACCAGGTCGGCGGCCTCGGCCCGGACCGCGAGGGCCGCGCCGAAAACCGCCGCCGCGTCCGCCCGGGTCACCGTCGAGCGGCCCGAGAGCCGGCAGAACATCGAGCCGGAGCGGTCGACCAGCACCAGGGTGCGGCCCGGCAGCGCCGGGACGTTGGCCAGGCTGGCCTGCAGCGCCTGCTCCAGGGCCCACGCCCAGCGCAGCGACGGCGCGGCCCGGTACGCCGACAGGAACCGCAGCGGCAGCTGCCGCGAGCGCGCGACCTCGGCCGGGTCGGCCAGGGTCGCCGCCACCCCCGCCGCCACCTCGTCGGAGACACCGGCCTCGTCGAGGTTGCGGAGGTTGCGCAGCAGCGCCATGTAGCCCAGCGACGGCACCAGCGCCTCCCACACCGCGGCGTCCAGCGGACCCTGCAGCCAGCCGGCGACCTGCTCCCAGGTCATCCCGGCCGGGCCGAGCAGGTCGGCATCGGTCGCGAGCAGCGCGCGCCGCTCCGCCACCGGCACGGCGAGCAGTCGCTCGCGCGCCACCAGCAGCCCGAGCTCGGCCGGAGCCGGCTCGGGACGGTCGTGCCGCCGGTCGATCGCGTACCGGAACAGCACGCCCTGCCGCGCGTCGCGCGGACGCGGGTGGGTCAGCTCGAGCACGTCGGCGAAGCGGTAGCCGCGACCGCGGGCGTCGTACTTGACCAGGGAGCGCTCCGTGTAGAGCCGCGCCGCCGCGTCGGCGACACCGCGCTTCACCGGCTTCGGGAAGGCGCGACCGTAGCGCGAGGCCCAGTAGGCCAGCAGCTCGCCCGGCTCGTCGGCCCGGTCGAGCGCCGCATCGACAAGCGCGCGGTTGTCGCCGGCCAGACCCGCGTCGAGACGCGCCTTGACCGCCTCCGCGGCCACCACCAGCGCGACCGAGCGCAGGTGTACGCCGGTCCGCAGCCAGCGCACCAGCCGCAGCGTCCAGTCGACGTCGTCGACGGCGACCGAGGCCACCAGCGCCCGCAGCCGGGCGTCCCGCTCGGCCGCGGCCTCGTAGAAGGTGTCCTCCGCCACGAAGGAGGTCACCGCGAGCAGGAAGAGCTCGCCCTTGGCGTCACGGGCGTAACCGGGCGCGCCCTCGTGGGTGCGCCCGGTCGGCCGGGCGGCGCCGCGGACCGCGGCGACGCCGGAGCGCCGCAGGTCGCGCAGGTTGAACTTGGTCATGGTGGTGTCCCTCCTTCCGAGGGCGGGGTGGTCGGGTACGGGTCCAGGAACGACGAGAGCCGCCCGCTGCGACGGCAGCGGGCGGCTCTCGTGGGTGCACGGGGGGTGCACTACACGAGAGGCCTCGGCGGCTTCGTGCACCTCATCGGGACTCCTCGTCCGTCAGCTCGTTCGTGGGGGTGGTTCGGGGCGCGGGTGCCGAGATCCAGGTCGACCAAGGTGCTTTCCGACTGCTCTCCCGACTGAGCTACACCGCGGTCACCCGCGGGGTGGGACTCGAACCCACGACCTGTCGATTACAGGATGAAGTAACCCTGGTCTTCGCACCGGCACTCGCGCCTGCGGCAAGGATGCCCGCGCCGGCCGGGCGGCCGCAACGGATTTAGCCGGCGCTCGGGGATCGGCGAGGATTGGCGGGGATCGGACGAACCAGGCTCATCCGATCCGCGCCGATGACCCGGCGGGGGCCGGCGGTCAGCCCCGCCAGCCCCGCTCGATCGCCTCGATCACCTTCGGGCGCAGGTCGCTCGCCGCGATCACCTCGTCGACCGAGCCGACCTCCACCGCGCGGTGGATGTCGTGGACGCCGTCGAACTCGGCGGCGACCTCGGCGATCTTGTCGGCGCGCAGCTGGGCGCGCAGCTCGGCGAGCTCGACGACCAGCGCGCCGCGCTCGCCATCCTCGGCGTGGTCGATCCGCTCCTGCAGCTCGGCGACCTTCGGGTCGGCCGCGGCCCGCTTGGCGACCTCGGCGGCGAACACCACCGCGGCGGCGGGCGCACCGCCGAGGACCGAGGCGTAGGAGCCCTCGATCGCGAGCACGGTCATCGCGGGGTTGAGCTGCTTGGAGAACACCACGAACGCGCCGCCGTGGTAGCGCGAGATCACGCAGAACACGATCGGGCCCTCGAAGTTGACGATCGCGCGGCCGATCTCGGCGCCGTACTCCAGCTGGAGGTTGCGCATCGACTCGGGCGAGCCGTCGAAGCCCGACAGGTTCGCGAGCACGACGAGCGGCCGGTTGCCGGAGGCGGCGTTGATCGCGCGGGCGACCTTCTTCGACGAGCGCGGGAACAGGGTGCCCGCGGTGTAGGTGTCGGGGCCGTCGGTGGGCGGGAAGCCCGCGCGCGGGACCGGCTTGGACTCGATGCCGACCAGGCTGACCGGGTAGCCGCCGATCCGGGTGTCGACGACGACCGCGGTGTCGGCGTCGGCCATACCGGCCCAGCGCTCGAGCAGCTCGTGGTCGGCGTCGGCGAGCGCCCGCATCACGGTGCGGATGTCGAAGGGCTTCTTGCGGTCCGGGTTGTGGGTCGCGGAGAAGATCTCGCCGACGGTCGCGAAGTCGGTGCCCGGGTGCGGGTACGACGTCACGTCGCGGTCGACCGGGTCGCTGGACTCCGCGCGCCGCGGGCCGGCCTCGCCGGGGGCGACGTAGGTGTGGTCGTAGTGCGCCATCAGCACGCCGAACGCGCCCGCCAGGTCGGGCACCCAGTACTGCGCCTGGCCGTTGGGGCCCATCACCCGGTCGTAGCCGCCGATGCCGTGGTTGTCCTCGGCCGAGACGCCGCCGGAGAAGTCGAGCGACTGCTTGCCGGTGAGCACCATCGCGCTGTCGGGGGTCATCACCAGGATGCCCTTGGTGTGCATCAGCATGGTGGCCTCGGCGTTCCAGTACGGCTGGGCGCCGACGTTGATCCCCGCGACCACGATGTTGATCTCGCCGCCGGCCTGGGTGAAGTGCACGATCCGGCGCAGCGCGGCGGCCACCCAGTCCATGTTCTCGGTGCCGCTCTCCATCGAGATCCGGGCGCCGGCCGAGACGGCGAACCACTCGACGGGTACGCCGAGCCGCTCGGCCAGGTCGATCGCCGCGATCACCCGGGCGCACTCCGGCTCCGAGAGCGCCCCCAGCGACATCAGCGGGTCGCCGCAGAGCACCACCCGGGTGACGCCCTCGGGGTGGAGGGGCGTGGGGGTGGAGACGACGGCGACGATGATGCCGGCGGTGTTCTGGCCGGGCGCCCGGTCGACGGGGACCAGGACGCCGGACCCGTCGAGGTCGTGCTCGACCACGGTGCCGCCGCCGGCGAGCACCGGCTGCAGCTCGTAGGGGTAGACGAGGCCGCGACGGCGGGCGCGGAGCACCTTGCCGGCGTACTCGTCGAGCGGGGCCAGCGGCTCGGTCGGCGGCGGGACGATGTCGGCCACCACGCCGGCGCCGGGCTTGGCGTGGAAGCGGATCGCCAGCGGGGTGGTGGTGCCGTCGGGGCCGGCGACCCGGCCCTCCGCGAGCACCTCCTCGATGCCCGCCCCCTCGCTGAGGGGGGTGATCTTGCCCTGCAGCGCGGTCAGCTGGTCGAGGTCGGCCTCGACGACGGGCCACACCGTCACCCACACGTGGTTGACGTCGAGCTTGGTGCCCTCGCGCCCGCGCGCGGTCCGCACCCGGCGGATCGCCTCGAGGCAGTTCTCGACCGCGCGCTCGGCGTGCGGGAGCGCGATCACCCGGCCCTCGTCGTCGCGTACGACGGCCAGCTGGCGCACCTGCGCGGCGGCGACCAGGCGCCGGTCGGCGGGGTTCGTGCGGGCCACGCACTCGTAGAGCAGCACGTCGTCGGGAGCGGCGAGCCGGGTCACGTCGAACTCGCGCAGCCGCCAGAGGTTGAGCCGGCGCCCGACCATCGGGTGCATGCCGCGGACCAGGGTGTCCTCGACCAGGCCGCCGCCGCCGGACTCGTCGGGCCGGAAGGTGAAGTAGTCCACCGGCTGGGGGGCGGCCGGGCAGACCGCGACCGAGACCCGGCGGGCCCGCGCGGCGAAGTCCTGGCCGGCGAGCAGCTTGGCGAGCTCCGCCGAGGCGCGGTCGGGCTCGGCGGGCGCGTCGGGCCAACGCAGGTAGATCTCGACGACGTCGTCGTGGTCGGCCGTGAGGGCGGAGCTGATCGCCGTACCGAGGTCGCTGCCCGGGTCGGCGAGCTCGGCGATGTCGCCGATGGTGGACACCACGCGGGTGGCGCCCTTGTCGTCGGTGGCGTACTCGGCGTGGACCACGGGACGCCCGGCGCCGCTGACGGTGAGGTCGTGCAGGTCGAACTCGAGGTAGTGCCGACGGATCAGCACCTCCAGCAGCGGCTCCCGCTCGGGCAGGCCGTCGGCGAGGCGGTCGCGCAGGAAGCCGACGAGCTGCTCCGGGATCGCGGTCAGCGCGGCGATCCGGGCCTCCCGGTCGGGCGCGGCGGGGTCGGTGAGGGCGGCCACCTCGGCGGCCACCCCCTCCAGCACCGCGCGCCGCTCGTCGTCGACCAGCGGCTGGTCGAACCAGGCGAACCGGACCGACCGGGCCAGGTCGCCGACCACGGCGAACCGGAGCTGGGTGGCACGCACCAGCCGCTCCAGCAGGGCCCGGGCGTCGGCCCGCTCCTCGGCGGGCGGCGGCGGCGCGCTCAGCCAGCGCTGGAGCACGCCGACCGCGATGTCGACGTCCGAGGGGTGCTGCTGGGCCAGGAAGACCCGGAACACGGCCTGCTCCAGCTCGGGGGTGCGCTCCAGGTCGGTGACGCCGTAGTGCGCGAGCACCCGGAGCAGCTTGTCGCGGAAGTGGTCCGGGAGCGCGCCGCGGTCGGGGTCGAGGCTGCGCAGGTAGGTGTGGAAGTGCTCGCGCGAGCTGTGCACGCGCAGCTCGGTGTGGCCCTCGTCGCCGGCGGGCCGGTTGCGGCTGAGCTCGGCGAAGTCGGCGAACAGGGCGAGCAGGTCCATCTCGGCGCGCAGCGCGCCGGGCTCGCGGGTGGCGAGGTGGCCGGCGAGGAGGGCGCCGCGCTGGTCGGGCGCCACGTCGTAGCCGAGCAGCTGGCCCGTCAGGGCGCCGAGGCTGTCGGTCGCCACGCTCGCCCGGTGGGAGGTCGGCAGGTCGAGGTCGACGGTGGCCGCGCTCGCGCCCGCGCCGGCGTCCTCGGCGTCGCCGGTCGGGTCCAGGCGCACCAGCGGCGCGCCGGTCTCCACCTGGCCGCCGACGCGGACCAGGAGCTCCTTGATCCGGCCCGCGAAGGGAGCCGAGAGGACCGTCTCCATCTTCATCGACTCCAGCACCAGCACCGGCTGCCCGGCGGCGACCTCGTCGCCGACGGCGACCGGGGTCGCGACCACGAGCGCCGGGGCGGGCGAGCGCACCATGCCGCCCTCGTCGCGGCTGACCCGGTGCATCACGTCGTCGACCTCGACCAGGTGGACCGTGCCGTGGGTGGCGGTCACCAGCCGGTAGCGGTGGCCGTCGACGGTCAGGCGGCCGTGCACGTCGTCGAGGCGGTCCAGGACCGCGGTGACGGTGCGCTCCTCGCCGCCGCCGGCCACCGTGACGTCGTACCGCGCGCGACCGGTCTGCCGCACCGTCAGCGCGTACGTCGTCCCCCGGAGCTTGAGCTCGATGGTGCGGGACGGGTCGTGCTGGACCTGCGGGCGACCACCCTGGGCGGCCTGGAGGAAGCGGGCGATCTCGGCGCGCTCCTCCTCGTCGTACGCCTCGATCGCGGCGGCGACCAGCGCGACGCCGGAGTGGCGGGCCGACTGCAGGCGACCGCCCGACTGATCGCCGCGGACCCGGTCGATCCACCCGGTGTCGGCCCAGGCGGGGGCACCGGTGGTGACCTCGGGCTGGTCGAGGAGGTCGAGGATGAAGCTCTTGTTGGTGGCGCCGCCGTCGATGACGACCGTGGTCTCCCCCATCGCCCGCCGCAGCCGGGCCATCGCCTGCTCGCGGTCGGCACCCCACGCGATCACCTTGGCGATCATCGAGTCGAAGTCGGCGGGGATCACGTCGCCCTCGGCGACGCCGGTGTCGACCCGGATGCCGGGTCCTGCGGGCAGCTCCAGGCGGGTGATCCGCCCGGGCGCGGGCGCGAAGTCGCGGTCCGGGTCCTCGGCGTTGAGTCGCGCCTCGACGGCGTGGCCGCGCTCGGCCGGCCGCTCGCCGGACAGCGGGATGCCGCGCGCCACCTGGATCTGGAGCGCGACCAGGTCGGTGCCGGTCACCTCCTCGGTGATCGGGTGCTCGACCTGGAGGCGGGTGTTGACCTCGAGGAAGGCGAAGGACCGGGTGCCGGGGTGGTAGAGGAACTCGACGGTGCCCGCGCCGGCGTACCCGACCGCGTTGGCGAGGCGCTCCGCGGAGCCCTTGAGGTCGGCGGCCTGGGCGTCCTCCAGCAACGGGGACGCGGACTCCTCGATGACCTTCTGGTTGCGGCGCTGGACCGAGCAGTCGCGCACGCCGATCGCCCACGCGGTGCCCTGGCCGTCGGCGATCACCTGCACCTCGACGTGGCGGGCGTCGGTGACCAGCTTCTCGAGGAAGACCACGCCGCTGCCGAAGGCCCGCTCCGCCTCGTCCCGGGTGCGCTGGTAGGCGTCGGTGAGCTCCTCGGCCGAGGCGACCTTCCGGATCCCCCGGCCGCCACCGCCGGCGGTGGCCTTGAGCATCAGCGGGTAGCCGACCTCCTCGGCGCTGGCGAGCGCCGCCTCGAGGCTGTCGACCCCGCCGCGGCTCCACGGCGCCACCGGCACCCCGACCTCCTCGGCGATCAGCTTCGAGCCGATCTTGTCGCCGAGCTTGCGCATCGCCTCGGCGCTGGGCCCGACGAAGGTCACGCCCAGCCGGGCGCACAGCTCCGCGAACGCCGGGTCCTCGGCCACGAACCCCCACCCGACCCACGCCGCGTCGGCGCCGGTCTCGACCAGCGCGCGCTCCAGCACGGCGAGGTCCAGGTACGGTCGGGCCGCCGCCGCCCCGAGCAGGTACGCCTCGTCGGCCTCCCGCACGAAGGCCGAGCCCGCGTCGACGTCGGTGTACAGCGCGATGGTGCTGATCTGCTCGTCCCCCGACGCGTGCCGGGCGTTGAGGTCCCGCACGGCGTGGATGAGACGCATGGCGGCTTCACCGCGGTTGACGATGGCGATTCGCGAGACCGTTGGCACGGTCCCGACCCTTCCATCTCGCGACGCGCCGGGGACAGCGCGGATCCCACAGGCTTGTCGGCGAATCGTTGTGGGGTCCGTCCAGCGGCGGGGGCCGCGACGCCCCGAGCACGGGCCGAGAGGACCTTCGACCCCCGCGGCGGGCGACCTCCGCCCCTGTCGGGCACCCCCTCCCCGCTGGTCGACTGACGCCATCGACCAACGAAGGAGCCGACCATGACCACCCTCACCGCCCACGTCCATCACCTCATCGACCACGACGAGGAGGCGGCGGTCACCGAGACGGCCGCCCGCCGCGCCCTCGGCGCCCTCCGGATCGGCTTCGGCCTGACCTTCCTGTGGGCCTTCGTCGACAAGCTGCTCGCGCTCGGCTACTCGACCGGCGTCGCCCAGGACGGCTCGGTCGACCGGTTCGGTCCGGACGCCTGGATCCATGGCGGCAGCCCGACCCAGGGCTTCCTCGGCTTCGCCGCCGACGGTCCGTTCCAGAGCCTGTGGAACTCCCTGGCCGGGACCGCCTTCGCGGACTGGTCCTTCATGCTCGGCCTGCTCGCGATCGGCGTCAGCCTCACCTTCGGGATCGGCATGCGCCTGGGCACCCTCGCCGGCTTCGTGATGTACCTGCTCATGTGGTCCGTCGTCCTGCCCCCGGCGAACAACCCGGTCCTCGACGACCACCTGCTGGGCGCCGCGACCATGGTCGTCCTCGGGCTGACCGGCGCCGGCGCGACCTGGGGCCTGGGGCACCGCTGGGCGCGGCTCCCCCTCGTCCGCCGCTTCCCCGTCCTGCGCTGACGCCCCGGGGCGTCAGCCGAGCGGCGCCTCGGCCGGGCGCAGCACCAGGCGGATGCCGGGCCGGCCCCCGACCTCGACGACCTCGAGGCGGCCGCCGCCGGACTCGGCGGCACGCCGCGCGATGTCGAGCCCCAGTCCCGTCGAGCCGCCGCCGGCCGCGCCCCGGCCCAGTGCCGACACCGGGACGCCGGGACCGTCATCGAGGACCTCGAGCAGCACGCCCTCGCCCGTCTCCGCCAGGCGCACGGCGAAGGACGTGCCCTCGGGGGTGTGGGCGACGACGTTCTCGATCAGGGCGTCCACCGCCGCGGCCAGGTCGTCGGCGCCGACCCGCACCCACACCGGACCGGGCGCCACGAGGAGCTCGCTCGTCCGGCCCTGGTCCTCGGTCAGCGGAGACCAGAACGCCGCCCGGTCCGTCACGACCGCGGCGGCGTCGCAGCGCAGGTGCACACCGGCCCGGACGCCGCTCCGGGCCGCCCGGATCAGATGGCTCAGGCTCCGCTCGAGTCCGCCGACCGCGGCCTCCAGCTCGTCGCGCGCCGGTCCGGCCGGCAGGCCCTCGACCCCCAGCCGGACCGCGGTCAGCGGGGTGCGCAGCCGGTGCGACAGGTCGGCGGCGGCCTCACGCTCTCCGGCCAGCAGCTCCTCGATCCGGTCCGCGAGCGCGTTCAGCTCCGTGGCCACGCGGGCGACCTCGGCCGGCCCACCGGCCGGGGCGCGAGCGGTGAGATCGCCGGAGCTCAGCGCGGTCGCCGTGTCGGCGGTGCGCCGCAGCGGCCGGACGATCCGGCGTCCGGTCACCTCGGCGGCCAGCCAGGCAAGTCCCAGCAGCACCAGGGCCGTCACTCCGGCGGCCAGGAAGCGGTTCCGGGTGCGCTCCGCGACCCGGTCGCTCGCGACCGCCGCCACGACCTGGGCCACGCCGGTCGTCGTCCGGCAGTCCACGACGACGAACCGGCGCCCGCCGGCCGACACGATCCGTGGCGCGGAGACCACACCCAGGTCGTCGCGGTCGCGGTCCCCGCCCGCCGGGGCACCGCGCGGGACGCCGTCGAGGTCGTTCGCGGCGCCGACCACGGAGCCGTCGGGGAGACGGACGGACACCGACGTGCCCTCGCGACGGTTCAGGCGAGCGAGATAGGCGGCGAGCACCGGCTCCTCGGCCCCGCGCGCCGTGAGGTAGTCGGCGGCTCCCTGAGCGGCGTAGGTCGCCTCCTGGTCGGTGCTCGCCCGCGCGTCGGCGTGCAGCATGATGGCCAGCGGCACGCCGGCCAGCACGATGACGAGCGCCGCCGTGCCGACAGCGAGGGCGATCACCCGGGTGCGCAGGGTCGTCCTCACGCCTCCGGCTCCACGATCTTGACCCCGACGCCGCGCACGCTCACCAGGTAGCGAGGCCGGGCCGCCGACTCCCCGAGCTTGCGCCGCAGCCACGACAGGTGCACGTCCACGGTCCGGTCCGCCCCGCCCCACGGCTGCTGCCACACGTCGGCGAGCAGCTGCCGCTTGCTCACCACCTCGCCGGGGCGCTGCATCAGGGCCTGCAGGAGGTCGAACTCCTTGCGGGTGAGCTCCAACGCCCGCCCGTCGAGCTCGACCGAACGCCTCATCGGGTCGAGGACCAGCTCGCCGACCCGGAGCCCGGCGTCCTGGCCGGGCTCCGGTCGGGCGCGCCGCAGCACCGCGCGGATCCGGGCATCGAGCTGGGCCGCCGAGAACGGCTTGACCAGGTAGTCGTCCGCGCCCGCGTTGAGCAGGCGCACGATGTCCGCCTCGTCGTCGCGGGCCGTCGCGACGATCACCGGGGCCGCCCCGAGCGCCACACTCACCTCGAGCACCCGGGCCCCGTCGACGTCGGGAAGGCCCAGATCGAGAACGACGACGTCAGGCGGGTCGGAGCTGAGCGCCGCCATGGCGGTGCCACCCGTGGCCACGCTGGTGACGACATGGCCGAGGGTCCGCAGCCCGCGGCCGAGGCCGGCCCGGATCGCGTCGTCGTCCTCCACCAGCAAGACCCGGGCCATGAGGGGAACCGTACGCGTGCCGCCGCTGTCGATGCGTCTCCTTGACCTGGATTTGAGGTGCCCTTGCGGTGCCACTGACGGACGTCGCGACAGGCTCGGCGTCGTCCGATCCCCGACCACCCCGATCACCGAAGACGGAGAGCCCCATGTTCGACCTGGTCAACGGCCTGCCCCTCCACCCGCTCGTCGTCCACGCGGTCGTCGTCCTGCTGCCGTTGGCGATCCTCGGCACCCTGGCGATCGCGGCCCGGCCGGCCTGGCGCCGGCGCTACGGCACGCTGGTCCTCGGCATCACCCTGGTGGCCACGTTGCTCATCCCGGTCGCGACCTCCAGCGGGGAGGCGCTGGAGAAGCACGTCGGCGACCCGGGCGCCCACGCCCGGATGGGCGACCAGCTGATCTGGTTCGCGCTCCC contains:
- a CDS encoding sensor histidine kinase, producing MRTTLRTRVIALAVGTAALVIVLAGVPLAIMLHADARASTDQEATYAAQGAADYLTARGAEEPVLAAYLARLNRREGTSVSVRLPDGSVVGAANDLDGVPRGAPAGGDRDRDDLGVVSAPRIVSAGGRRFVVVDCRTTTGVAQVVAAVASDRVAERTRNRFLAAGVTALVLLGLAWLAAEVTGRRIVRPLRRTADTATALSSGDLTARAPAGGPAEVARVATELNALADRIEELLAGEREAAADLSHRLRTPLTAVRLGVEGLPAGPARDELEAAVGGLERSLSHLIRAARSGVRAGVHLRCDAAAVVTDRAAFWSPLTEDQGRTSELLVAPGPVWVRVGADDLAAAVDALIENVVAHTPEGTSFAVRLAETGEGVLLEVLDDGPGVPVSALGRGAAGGGSTGLGLDIARRAAESGGGRLEVVEVGGRPGIRLVLRPAEAPLG
- a CDS encoding TROVE domain-containing protein → MTKFNLRDLRRSGVAAVRGAARPTGRTHEGAPGYARDAKGELFLLAVTSFVAEDTFYEAAAERDARLRALVASVAVDDVDWTLRLVRWLRTGVHLRSVALVVAAEAVKARLDAGLAGDNRALVDAALDRADEPGELLAYWASRYGRAFPKPVKRGVADAAARLYTERSLVKYDARGRGYRFADVLELTHPRPRDARQGVLFRYAIDRRHDRPEPAPAELGLLVARERLLAVPVAERRALLATDADLLGPAGMTWEQVAGWLQGPLDAAVWEALVPSLGYMALLRNLRNLDEAGVSDEVAAGVAATLADPAEVARSRQLPLRFLSAYRAAPSLRWAWALEQALQASLANVPALPGRTLVLVDRSGSMFCRLSGRSTVTRADAAAVFGAALAVRAEAADLVEFGTDSRPVRVRRGESVLALAERMGDLGGTNTAAAVRRHFRRHDRVVIVTDEQAWAGWRGEEPTAAVPADVPVHTFNLAGYRHGHGPSGVPNRHTFGGLSD
- a CDS encoding 3' terminal RNA ribose 2'-O-methyltransferase Hen1; translated protein: MLLTISTTHRPATDLGYLLHKHPDRVQEFAQSFGTATVLYPEASEERCTAALLLEVDPVRLARRRGRETPDFSLAQYVNDRSYAASSLLGVALADVFSTARSGICKARPELAEQALPLEIAIPVLPCRGGAEIARRLFEPLGWRVDAEPIPLDEGFPAWGASRYLRLTLHGELRLADALSQLHVLLPVLDESKHYWQGPDEVDKLLRSGGAWLAAHPDRTLITRRYLGRRGGLTRLALARLAELDDTELDDTGPDAEVGEEEVLQPEERRVPLNRQRHEAVLAAIAELGARSVIDLGCGPGQLLDRLLKAPGIERVAGCDVSTRSLQYAARRLHVDRMSERQAGRLELFQGALTYEDPRFAGYDVAVLMEVVEHVDPPRLPALERVVFGAARPGAVLVTTPNRDYNVLYEGLTGRRHPDHRFEWDRAEFADWCARVAATHGYAVEHRGVGDVDGTHGSPTQLAVFTRKENADD
- a CDS encoding ATP-binding protein, which produces MPTVSRIAIVNRGEAAMRLIHAVRDLNARHASGDEQISTIALYTDVDAGSAFVREADEAYLLGAAAARPYLDLAVLERALVETGADAAWVGWGFVAEDPAFAELCARLGVTFVGPSAEAMRKLGDKIGSKLIAEEVGVPVAPWSRGGVDSLEAALASAEEVGYPLMLKATAGGGGRGIRKVASAEELTDAYQRTRDEAERAFGSGVVFLEKLVTDARHVEVQVIADGQGTAWAIGVRDCSVQRRNQKVIEESASPLLEDAQAADLKGSAERLANAVGYAGAGTVEFLYHPGTRSFAFLEVNTRLQVEHPITEEVTGTDLVALQIQVARGIPLSGERPAERGHAVEARLNAEDPDRDFAPAPGRITRLELPAGPGIRVDTGVAEGDVIPADFDSMIAKVIAWGADREQAMARLRRAMGETTVVIDGGATNKSFILDLLDQPEVTTGAPAWADTGWIDRVRGDQSGGRLQSARHSGVALVAAAIEAYDEEERAEIARFLQAAQGGRPQVQHDPSRTIELKLRGTTYALTVRQTGRARYDVTVAGGGEERTVTAVLDRLDDVHGRLTVDGHRYRLVTATHGTVHLVEVDDVMHRVSRDEGGMVRSPAPALVVATPVAVGDEVAAGQPVLVLESMKMETVLSAPFAGRIKELLVRVGGQVETGAPLVRLDPTGDAEDAGAGASAATVDLDLPTSHRASVATDSLGALTGQLLGYDVAPDQRGALLAGHLATREPGALRAEMDLLALFADFAELSRNRPAGDEGHTELRVHSSREHFHTYLRSLDPDRGALPDHFRDKLLRVLAHYGVTDLERTPELEQAVFRVFLAQQHPSDVDIAVGVLQRWLSAPPPPAEERADARALLERLVRATQLRFAVVGDLARSVRFAWFDQPLVDDERRAVLEGVAAEVAALTDPAAPDREARIAALTAIPEQLVGFLRDRLADGLPEREPLLEVLIRRHYLEFDLHDLTVSGAGRPVVHAEYATDDKGATRVVSTIGDIAELADPGSDLGTAISSALTADHDDVVEIYLRWPDAPAEPDRASAELAKLLAGQDFAARARRVSVAVCPAAPQPVDYFTFRPDESGGGGLVEDTLVRGMHPMVGRRLNLWRLREFDVTRLAAPDDVLLYECVARTNPADRRLVAAAQVRQLAVVRDDEGRVIALPHAERAVENCLEAIRRVRTARGREGTKLDVNHVWVTVWPVVEADLDQLTALQGKITPLSEGAGIEEVLAEGRVAGPDGTTTPLAIRFHAKPGAGVVADIVPPPTEPLAPLDEYAGKVLRARRRGLVYPYELQPVLAGGGTVVEHDLDGSGVLVPVDRAPGQNTAGIIVAVVSTPTPLHPEGVTRVVLCGDPLMSLGALSEPECARVIAAIDLAERLGVPVEWFAVSAGARISMESGTENMDWVAAALRRIVHFTQAGGEINIVVAGINVGAQPYWNAEATMLMHTKGILVMTPDSAMVLTGKQSLDFSGGVSAEDNHGIGGYDRVMGPNGQAQYWVPDLAGAFGVLMAHYDHTYVAPGEAGPRRAESSDPVDRDVTSYPHPGTDFATVGEIFSATHNPDRKKPFDIRTVMRALADADHELLERWAGMADADTAVVVDTRIGGYPVSLVGIESKPVPRAGFPPTDGPDTYTAGTLFPRSSKKVARAINAASGNRPLVVLANLSGFDGSPESMRNLQLEYGAEIGRAIVNFEGPIVFCVISRYHGGAFVVFSKQLNPAMTVLAIEGSYASVLGGAPAAAVVFAAEVAKRAAADPKVAELQERIDHAEDGERGALVVELAELRAQLRADKIAEVAAEFDGVHDIHRAVEVGSVDEVIAASDLRPKVIEAIERGWRG